The following coding sequences lie in one Cytophagia bacterium CHB2 genomic window:
- a CDS encoding amino acid permease, whose amino-acid sequence MLVMGGIIGSGIFMNPYVVAQQVHTPFLILGAWLFGGVIALLGAFIYAELAVRMPQVGGQYAYIREAYHPAVAFIYGWCLLLVMQTGGMAAVAVTFGRYFLELTGLAMADWMIAAIALAALTIINCLGVRAGSTVQSILMVLKIAAIVGLVLCGLLLADESRMSLTPVFDRSADFNLLTAFAAAMIPVLFAYGGWQTSSFVAGEMRNPARDLPRGLLLGVMGVVILYLAVNVVCVHVLGAEGLANTTTPASQVMRAVLGEKGAALIAVGITISTLGFLSQGILTAPRVYFAMAEDGVFFKSVARLHPRTHVPIVAIAMQGVTAIIIAISGRYEQILNYVVSVDFIFFGLTATCLLVFRRREKAMAPNQNHAKSYRMPGHPWTTLFFVAACWLIVINTFVAYPQNTLIGLGILLAGIPVYFLWRRRR is encoded by the coding sequence ATGCTGGTCATGGGCGGCATCATCGGCTCCGGCATATTTATGAATCCGTATGTCGTGGCGCAGCAGGTTCACACGCCATTTCTTATTCTCGGCGCGTGGCTGTTTGGCGGGGTAATCGCGTTGCTCGGCGCGTTTATCTATGCGGAATTGGCCGTCCGCATGCCGCAAGTCGGCGGGCAATATGCCTACATCCGCGAGGCGTATCATCCCGCAGTGGCGTTCATCTACGGTTGGTGTCTCCTGCTCGTCATGCAAACCGGCGGTATGGCCGCGGTGGCAGTAACCTTTGGCCGTTACTTCCTCGAACTAACCGGTTTGGCTATGGCAGATTGGATGATCGCCGCCATTGCACTGGCAGCGCTGACCATCATCAATTGCCTGGGCGTACGCGCTGGCAGCACGGTGCAGAGCATCTTAATGGTATTGAAAATCGCGGCGATCGTTGGCCTGGTGTTATGCGGCTTGTTGCTGGCGGATGAATCGCGCATGAGTCTGACGCCTGTGTTTGATCGTTCTGCGGATTTCAATCTGCTCACCGCCTTTGCCGCGGCGATGATTCCCGTGTTGTTTGCCTATGGCGGCTGGCAGACGTCGAGCTTTGTGGCCGGCGAAATGCGCAATCCCGCCAGAGATTTGCCGCGCGGTTTGCTGCTCGGCGTGATGGGTGTGGTGATTCTCTATCTTGCGGTGAACGTTGTGTGTGTGCATGTGTTGGGCGCAGAGGGCCTGGCAAACACGACCACGCCCGCTTCGCAAGTCATGCGCGCCGTGCTCGGTGAAAAAGGCGCGGCGTTGATCGCGGTCGGCATCACCATTTCCACACTCGGTTTTCTGAGCCAGGGCATTCTCACCGCGCCGCGCGTGTATTTTGCCATGGCGGAAGACGGTGTGTTTTTCAAAAGCGTGGCGCGCTTGCATCCGCGCACACATGTGCCGATCGTTGCCATTGCCATGCAGGGAGTCACGGCAATCATCATCGCAATCTCCGGCCGCTACGAACAAATTCTCAACTACGTGGTGTCCGTGGATTTCATTTTCTTCGGTTTGACGGCAACGTGTCTTTTGGTTTTTCGCCGCCGGGAAAAGGCCATGGCTCCCAATCAAAATCATGCGAAAAGTTATCGCATGCCCGGCCATCCCTGGACGACGTTATTCTTTGTCGCGGCATGCTGGCTTATCGTGATCAATACGTTTGTTGCTTACCCACAAAATACGTTGATTGGCTTGGGGATCTTGTTGGCAGGTATTCCGGTTTATTTTTTGTGGCGGAGGAGACGGTGA
- a CDS encoding aminotransferase class I/II-fold pyridoxal phosphate-dependent enzyme, which translates to MTRVMDSPYMQWAKLHSGSKYNLASSGLTHYPLAELSVQLEDLELSGPSFYGYEPLQQALAKKCQVDPACVVAANGASMANHLAMAVAFAPGEEVLFEHPTYELLTSTAQFLGAQIRYFKRNFAEGFRVDPAEVERALTPHTKLIVVSNMHNPSGVFTDNDTLKQIGELARGVGARVLVDEVYREAMFEAMPPSAFHLGEEFIVTNSLTKVYGLSGLRCGWILAGPDLAEKMWRLNDLFGVIPPHATERLSVIALAQLDRIAQRARAILQVNRNLLHMFFDARDDLQAVKSEFGMISFPKLLRGDVASLCRRLRENYETTVVPGRFFDMSQHFRLAIGGPTETLRAGLERLGHALDEGR; encoded by the coding sequence ATGACCCGTGTGATGGATTCGCCCTACATGCAATGGGCAAAGCTGCACTCTGGCAGTAAATATAATCTCGCTTCAAGTGGACTAACGCATTATCCCCTTGCCGAGCTTTCGGTGCAATTAGAAGATTTGGAGTTGAGCGGCCCGAGTTTCTATGGCTATGAGCCGCTGCAACAGGCGCTTGCAAAAAAATGCCAGGTTGATCCTGCTTGTGTCGTGGCAGCCAATGGCGCATCAATGGCGAATCATCTAGCGATGGCAGTCGCATTCGCGCCCGGGGAAGAGGTTTTGTTCGAACATCCCACTTATGAATTGTTGACTTCGACAGCGCAGTTTCTCGGCGCGCAAATAAGATATTTCAAGCGAAATTTTGCAGAGGGTTTCCGCGTCGATCCGGCAGAAGTCGAACGCGCCCTCACGCCCCACACCAAGCTCATCGTCGTTTCGAATATGCACAATCCCAGCGGTGTGTTCACGGATAATGACACGCTCAAACAAATTGGCGAGCTGGCGCGTGGAGTAGGGGCGAGAGTATTGGTGGATGAAGTTTATCGTGAAGCCATGTTTGAAGCCATGCCGCCGTCAGCTTTTCATTTGGGCGAGGAGTTCATTGTTACGAACAGTCTGACAAAAGTATACGGTTTGAGCGGCTTGCGCTGCGGCTGGATTTTGGCTGGGCCAGATTTGGCGGAAAAAATGTGGCGTTTGAATGATCTCTTTGGCGTCATTCCTCCGCATGCCACCGAGCGTTTGAGCGTCATTGCGCTGGCGCAACTCGATCGTATCGCGCAACGCGCGCGCGCGATCTTGCAGGTGAATCGCAACTTGCTGCATATGTTTTTCGACGCGCGAGATGATTTACAGGCCGTCAAATCCGAGTTCGGCATGATCTCATTTCCAAAACTGCTGCGCGGCGACGTTGCAAGCCTGTGCCGACGTTTGCGCGAGAACTATGAAACCACCGTTGTGCCCGGCCGGTTTTTCGATATGTCGCAGCATTTTCGCCTTGCTATTGGCGGTCCGACGGAGACATTGCGCGCGGGTTTAGAAAGATTAGGGCATGCGCTCGATGAAGGCAGATGA
- a CDS encoding molybdopterin oxidoreductase produces MDKQLLARGVSRSPLWKFSLWLLPWIALFGLGLYAIYLCLAEGLNQTNMDNRFAFGLWIYLDLTIIALGAGAFFTGFLLYILKRHELKAVINSTVVLGFICYSGAIAVLMVDVGQPLRAWFTFWHPNVHSMLTEVTFCITCYLCVLILEYAPIVLKNRKLRQIPSFLVFEFELHKLVPVLAGVGTFLSFFHQGSLGGLYGVLSGRPFAFREGIGIWPSTFFLFVLSAIAVGPSFVLLTTWLASKLSKKTLVRKETLGLLGRISGILLLVYVLFKAIDTMIWINQTSPAVGFSAYEFYAQPSFGTWILFTEIIVLGLIPALILLSEKKRRDLRWLITAAVMVCAGVALNRFVMTIQTLALPTLPFDEFLSYVPSWQEVATFLGVIAYGVLIYSLSFRYLSLFPQERELRHAAQNGKAAHAPLPRRREVAQPVI; encoded by the coding sequence ATGGATAAGCAACTGCTCGCGCGCGGCGTCTCACGCAGCCCGCTGTGGAAATTTTCATTATGGCTTTTGCCGTGGATCGCGCTCTTCGGTTTGGGATTATATGCCATATACCTCTGCCTGGCCGAAGGTCTCAATCAAACCAACATGGACAATCGTTTTGCTTTTGGTTTGTGGATTTATCTCGATCTCACCATCATTGCGCTCGGTGCGGGCGCGTTTTTTACGGGATTTCTGCTTTATATTCTCAAACGGCACGAATTGAAGGCCGTCATCAACAGCACGGTGGTGCTCGGATTCATTTGCTACAGCGGCGCAATAGCTGTGTTGATGGTTGACGTCGGCCAACCGTTGCGCGCCTGGTTTACGTTCTGGCATCCCAACGTGCACTCGATGTTGACCGAAGTGACGTTCTGCATCACCTGCTATCTCTGCGTGTTGATTTTGGAATACGCGCCCATCGTGCTCAAGAATCGCAAGCTGCGCCAGATTCCTTCGTTTTTGGTTTTTGAATTCGAATTGCACAAACTTGTGCCCGTGCTGGCGGGCGTTGGCACATTTCTGTCGTTCTTTCATCAAGGCTCGCTCGGCGGATTATACGGCGTGTTGAGCGGCCGGCCCTTTGCGTTTCGCGAGGGCATCGGCATTTGGCCTTCAACTTTCTTTTTGTTCGTGCTTTCGGCAATTGCCGTGGGCCCGAGTTTCGTACTGCTCACCACGTGGCTTGCTTCGAAACTTTCGAAGAAAACATTGGTGCGCAAAGAAACGCTGGGATTATTGGGCCGCATTTCCGGCATCCTGCTGCTCGTGTATGTGCTTTTCAAAGCCATTGACACGATGATTTGGATCAACCAAACCTCGCCGGCGGTAGGATTCTCAGCTTATGAATTCTACGCGCAGCCCTCGTTCGGCACATGGATTTTGTTCACGGAGATCATCGTGCTCGGATTGATTCCGGCATTGATTCTGTTGAGTGAAAAGAAACGCCGTGACCTGCGCTGGTTGATCACGGCAGCAGTGATGGTTTGCGCCGGCGTGGCATTGAATCGTTTCGTGATGACGATTCAAACGCTTGCCCTGCCCACGCTGCCTTTTGATGAGTTTCTCTCGTATGTTCCAAGCTGGCAGGAAGTGGCGACGTTCCTGGGTGTGATTGCCTACGGCGTGCTGATCTATTCGCTTTCGTTCCGCTATTTGTCGCTCTTTCCGCAAGAGCGGGAACTGCGGCATGCGGCACAAAATGGCAAAGCCGCGCATGCGCCGTTACCACGACGGCGCGAGGTGGCTCAACCAGTGATCTAA
- a CDS encoding 4Fe-4S dicluster domain-containing protein produces the protein MTKKQEGKSRYGMVIDLDRCNGCGACMIACAVENNVPPAHAKTNDRNGLTWMRVTEYSNGKSFPESRRVFVPMMCQQCENEPPCVSVCPQNAVQVDPKSGIVAQIPVRCLGCRYCMTACPYHARYFNWWDAEWPQGMEKTLNPEVAPRMRGVVEKCNLCHGRLQAARAKAAAEGRRELAEGEYVPACVEACPQGAIVFGDLADENSEVAKLARAKGSFRFLESLGTESKVYYRSEQPWVKKMAEQTMARSKKETAHG, from the coding sequence ATGACGAAGAAGCAAGAGGGAAAATCGCGCTACGGCATGGTGATCGATTTGGATCGCTGCAACGGTTGCGGCGCATGCATGATCGCCTGTGCGGTGGAAAACAACGTGCCGCCCGCGCATGCCAAAACCAATGACCGCAACGGCCTCACATGGATGCGCGTCACGGAATACTCGAACGGCAAATCCTTTCCGGAAAGCCGGCGCGTGTTCGTGCCCATGATGTGCCAGCAATGCGAAAACGAACCGCCCTGCGTGAGCGTATGTCCGCAAAACGCCGTGCAAGTCGATCCGAAGAGCGGCATAGTTGCGCAGATTCCGGTGCGCTGTTTGGGTTGCCGTTATTGCATGACAGCCTGCCCGTATCACGCGCGCTACTTCAATTGGTGGGATGCGGAATGGCCGCAAGGCATGGAGAAAACGCTGAACCCCGAAGTCGCGCCGCGCATGCGCGGCGTGGTTGAAAAGTGCAATCTTTGTCACGGCCGATTGCAAGCAGCGCGCGCCAAAGCCGCAGCCGAGGGTCGCCGCGAATTGGCAGAAGGAGAATACGTGCCCGCTTGTGTGGAAGCATGTCCCCAAGGCGCGATTGTGTTCGGTGATCTCGCCGATGAAAACAGCGAAGTCGCAAAACTCGCGCGGGCCAAGGGTTCGTTCCGCTTTTTGGAAAGCCTGGGCACGGAATCGAAAGTTTATTACCGCTCGGAACAACCCTGGGTGAAAAAAATGGCGGAGCAAACCATGGCGCGTTCGAAAAAGGAGACAGCACATGGATAA
- a CDS encoding cytochrome C yields MKNRGAMMFLIGLFSALAVGWLGFPALLYRNIEQPLQFSHNVHTGENVGMACADCHTSSEDGHFTGIPAVAKCAECHSAVLGETENEKQLVEEYITPNREIPWLVYARQPENVHFSHAPHVQLAELTCERCHGPHGGSESLRPLQRNRISGYSRDIWGPSMTRLGNAPWQGMKMDDCSRCHHERNVQESCLDCHK; encoded by the coding sequence ATGAAGAATCGCGGCGCGATGATGTTTCTCATCGGATTGTTTAGCGCGCTGGCCGTGGGCTGGCTGGGATTCCCGGCCTTGCTGTATCGCAACATTGAACAGCCCTTGCAATTCAGCCACAACGTCCACACCGGCGAAAATGTGGGCATGGCTTGCGCGGATTGCCATACCTCGAGTGAAGACGGGCATTTTACCGGAATTCCCGCGGTGGCGAAATGCGCGGAATGCCATTCTGCGGTTTTGGGTGAAACTGAAAACGAAAAGCAGCTCGTGGAAGAGTATATCACGCCCAATCGCGAAATTCCCTGGCTGGTTTATGCGCGGCAACCGGAGAATGTTCATTTCTCGCACGCACCGCATGTGCAGCTTGCTGAGTTGACTTGTGAACGCTGCCACGGCCCGCACGGCGGCTCCGAAAGCTTGCGGCCGTTGCAGCGCAATCGCATCAGCGGCTATAGCCGCGACATTTGGGGCCCGTCGATGACGCGCCTCGGCAATGCGCCGTGGCAAGGCATGAAGATGGATGATTGCTCACGCTGTCATCATGAGCGCAACGTGCAAGAAAGTTGTTTGGATTGTCACAAGTAG
- a CDS encoding signlal transduction histidine kinase, LytS has protein sequence MRQQFKKWRNIFGVWLIAGTLYSLQSWYYRTKFGQDASLSGILPSALSFILLWSLLTPLILWLAERFRIERKHWLSRVGVHLVFAFVLGIIQQAGYNGVIMWARATPERPFLWERLSQSVLANVDYSMLVYFVVLLVSHALDYYRRFHSEQLKAAQLQAELAAAQLQALKMQLHPHFLFNTLNSIAVLIREEPETAARLLDLLSDLLRQTLANAGKQEIPLREEIEFLRHYLEIEQTRFGDRLTVRLNIDTDTLEAYVPNLILQPLVENALRHGIAKRRGPGVIEIQAQRKNGELQLHVHDNGGSYTPEQKQESNGGIGLENTRRRLQTLYGDRAHFELKPVQPTGAVATLIIPFHE, from the coding sequence ATGCGACAGCAATTTAAAAAATGGCGCAACATTTTCGGTGTCTGGCTCATTGCCGGGACGCTGTACAGCTTGCAGTCGTGGTATTATCGCACGAAGTTCGGTCAAGATGCTTCGTTGAGTGGCATTCTGCCCTCGGCATTGAGCTTTATTCTGCTGTGGTCGCTGTTGACGCCGCTGATTTTGTGGCTTGCGGAACGTTTTCGCATCGAACGGAAACATTGGTTGTCGCGCGTGGGCGTGCATTTGGTTTTTGCGTTTGTGCTCGGCATCATTCAGCAAGCTGGATATAATGGCGTGATCATGTGGGCGCGCGCAACGCCTGAGCGGCCGTTTTTGTGGGAACGCTTGAGTCAATCCGTGCTCGCCAACGTCGATTACAGCATGCTGGTCTACTTTGTCGTTTTGCTGGTCAGTCACGCGTTGGATTATTATCGCCGATTTCATTCCGAGCAATTGAAGGCGGCGCAGTTGCAAGCGGAACTGGCGGCTGCGCAACTGCAAGCGCTCAAGATGCAACTGCATCCGCATTTTCTCTTTAACACCCTCAACAGCATTGCCGTCCTGATTCGTGAAGAGCCTGAAACCGCGGCGCGCCTGCTGGATTTATTGAGCGATCTCCTGCGCCAAACGCTAGCCAACGCCGGCAAACAAGAAATTCCTTTGCGCGAAGAGATCGAGTTTCTGCGGCATTATTTGGAAATCGAGCAAACCCGCTTCGGCGACCGCTTGACAGTGCGCCTGAACATTGATACGGATACGCTTGAAGCGTATGTACCAAATTTAATTCTGCAGCCTTTGGTTGAGAACGCGCTGCGCCATGGCATTGCCAAACGCCGCGGCCCCGGCGTTATTGAGATTCAAGCGCAACGGAAAAACGGCGAGTTGCAACTGCATGTTCATGATAATGGCGGCAGTTATACGCCGGAACAGAAGCAGGAGTCGAACGGCGGCATCGGTTTGGAGAACACGCGCCGCCGCTTGCAAACGCTTTACGGCGATCGTGCCCATTTCGAATTGAAGCCGGTGCAGCCCACCGGCGCCGTGGCAACTCTTATCATTCCCTTTCATGAATAA
- a CDS encoding response regulator transcription factor — protein sequence MNKIRTLVIDDEPLARRGVRHLLKSEPDIEILGECGDGLQAVEEITAQTPDLILLDVQMPEMDGFAVLQALTGGRPPLVIFITAYDEFALHAFQAHALDYLLKPVKPHLFKVALDRVRAVLQFQQTRAFEQKLEALLQHLPGSKRYVERLMVRTAGGMQLLPVHEIDWFEAEGDYVRIHKSGKKYLLRERMNGLEARLNPQKFLRIHRSAIVNIDRIHAMQPRTNGDYAVILTSGAQLTLSRTYREKAFAILQHPL from the coding sequence ATGAATAAGATTCGAACACTAGTGATTGACGACGAGCCGCTCGCGCGGCGCGGCGTGCGCCATCTGCTCAAAAGCGAGCCGGATATCGAGATTCTCGGCGAATGCGGCGATGGCCTGCAGGCCGTGGAGGAGATAACCGCACAGACGCCGGATTTGATTCTGCTGGATGTTCAAATGCCGGAAATGGATGGGTTTGCTGTTTTGCAGGCGCTCACCGGCGGGCGGCCGCCGCTGGTGATTTTCATCACAGCGTATGATGAGTTTGCCTTGCACGCTTTTCAAGCGCATGCGCTTGACTATCTGCTCAAACCGGTCAAACCACATTTGTTCAAAGTCGCGCTCGACCGCGTGCGCGCGGTTTTGCAGTTTCAGCAAACCCGCGCATTCGAACAAAAGCTTGAGGCGCTGCTGCAGCATCTGCCCGGCAGCAAACGTTATGTCGAGCGGCTGATGGTTCGAACGGCCGGAGGCATGCAACTCCTGCCGGTGCATGAGATCGATTGGTTCGAAGCCGAGGGCGATTACGTCCGTATTCACAAAAGCGGCAAAAAATACTTGCTGCGCGAGCGCATGAACGGTTTGGAGGCGCGGTTGAATCCCCAAAAATTCTTGCGCATTCATCGCTCGGCCATCGTCAATATCGATCGCATTCATGCCATGCAGCCGCGCACCAACGGCGATTACGCCGTGATTCTGACAAGCGGCGCACAACTCACTTTGAGCCGAACCTACCGCGAAAAAGCTTTTGCGATCCTGCAACACCCCCTCTAA
- a CDS encoding T9SS type A sorting domain-containing protein, with protein sequence MIRILSCVALAWFGFVSSLLSQSFTKITGGAVVTNGGASRSVNWVDYDNDGFLDLFVSNGLRAGQDNFLYHNDGLPDFSFTRITGAPIVSDRGKSDGSSWGDYDNDGDADVFVVNWYNDNNMFFENNGDGTFARITTGVFVNDGGLSETCSWGDYDNDGFLDLYVSNSGDVNQTGPRPNFLYRNNGDKTFAKITSGAMVTDLFYSRGINWVDYDDDGDLDMFVANEENQTNNLYQNQLHETGSATFNKITAGALVTDRASSWSGSWGDVDNDGDQDLIVANWGNQNNALYINHGAGNFEKIVNEAVVAEPGNFACSGWGDVDNDGDLDLFLTTAYGATASRNHLYKNLLMETSIVIFEKITEGSLVNDTGHSYGFSWGDYDNDGDLDIFVAKTLNEAENNAFYRNDGNGNHWLKVYCFGEKSNRSGIGAKVRVKAAIAGKAVWQMRVIEGQNGYCSQNLQAHFGLGDAATIDSIKIEWPSGQVDVLSHVPVDTSLTIRESKITEVQEGRSHAQPDEFELAQNYPNPFNPSTTIRYTLAAPQAVQLTIHDTLGRQVALLVDKHQAAGSHTVIFAAPPELSAGIYLYTIKAGLFRETRKLALLK encoded by the coding sequence ATGATTCGCATTTTGAGTTGCGTTGCATTGGCTTGGTTCGGCTTTGTCTCTTCCTTGCTTAGTCAAAGTTTCACCAAAATTACCGGCGGCGCAGTCGTGACCAACGGCGGCGCTTCGCGCAGCGTGAATTGGGTCGACTACGACAATGATGGCTTTCTCGATTTGTTTGTGAGCAACGGTTTGCGCGCCGGGCAGGATAATTTTTTATATCACAACGACGGGTTACCGGATTTTTCGTTCACGCGCATTACCGGAGCGCCGATCGTCAGCGATCGCGGGAAATCCGATGGCAGCAGTTGGGGCGACTACGATAACGACGGCGATGCCGATGTCTTCGTGGTGAATTGGTATAATGACAATAACATGTTTTTCGAGAATAACGGTGACGGCACGTTTGCGCGCATTACCACCGGCGTTTTTGTCAATGACGGCGGGCTTTCTGAAACGTGCAGTTGGGGCGATTATGATAATGACGGCTTTCTCGATCTCTATGTCTCCAACAGCGGCGACGTCAATCAAACCGGACCGCGGCCAAATTTTCTCTATCGCAACAACGGCGATAAGACGTTCGCAAAAATTACCAGCGGCGCCATGGTCACGGATTTGTTCTACTCGCGCGGCATTAATTGGGTTGATTATGACGATGACGGCGACCTTGATATGTTCGTCGCCAATGAAGAAAATCAAACCAACAATTTGTATCAAAACCAGCTTCACGAAACCGGCAGCGCGACTTTCAACAAGATCACCGCCGGCGCGTTGGTCACCGATCGCGCCTCGTCATGGAGCGGCAGTTGGGGTGATGTTGATAATGACGGCGATCAAGATTTGATCGTGGCGAATTGGGGCAATCAAAACAACGCGCTTTATATCAATCATGGCGCAGGAAATTTCGAAAAAATTGTCAACGAAGCCGTGGTGGCGGAGCCGGGCAATTTTGCCTGCAGCGGCTGGGGGGATGTTGATAATGACGGCGATCTCGATCTGTTCTTGACGACAGCCTACGGCGCAACGGCTTCACGCAACCATCTTTACAAAAATTTGTTGATGGAAACCAGCATCGTCATTTTCGAAAAAATCACGGAGGGCAGCCTTGTTAATGATACCGGCCATTCCTATGGCTTCAGTTGGGGCGACTATGACAATGACGGCGATCTCGACATCTTTGTCGCCAAGACGCTCAATGAAGCCGAGAATAATGCGTTTTATCGCAATGACGGCAACGGCAATCATTGGCTCAAGGTTTATTGCTTCGGTGAAAAATCGAATCGTTCCGGCATCGGCGCCAAGGTGAGAGTGAAAGCCGCGATTGCCGGCAAGGCCGTTTGGCAGATGCGCGTGATCGAGGGGCAAAACGGCTATTGCAGCCAAAATTTGCAAGCGCATTTTGGCCTGGGCGATGCGGCCACCATCGACTCCATCAAAATCGAATGGCCCTCAGGCCAGGTTGATGTTCTGAGTCATGTTCCGGTTGATACCTCGCTTACCATCCGTGAATCCAAGATCACCGAGGTGCAAGAGGGTCGCTCTCACGCCCAGCCGGATGAATTTGAACTCGCGCAGAATTATCCGAATCCCTTTAACCCTTCCACCACGATTCGTTACACGCTTGCAGCACCGCAAGCAGTACAGTTGACGATTCATGATACACTGGGAAGGCAAGTGGCGTTGTTGGTTGATAAACATCAAGCGGCGGGCAGTCACACCGTTATTTTCGCAGCGCCTCCGGAATTGAGCGCCGGCATTTATCTCTATACCATCAAAGCGGGACTTTTTCGTGAAACCCGAAAGCTGGCATTGCTCAAATAA